A single window of Microbispora hainanensis DNA harbors:
- a CDS encoding copper resistance CopC family protein, translating into MKHPSVRAVFLFGISCLFAVVFAAPASAHDSLKKSTPAANAVVSGLDEIELEFSAHVSFPVVVLHNAAGRRFESGTPRVDGSTVVEGVAGPLSPGSYTIAWRVVSSDGHPIEGEIPFIVGSSSAASAGGTAPVASPVAGEEGPGQETGTPGWIWAVVAAVVVLGVAAVLVARGRKPPTPPLPDDVEDRPSGPENGERG; encoded by the coding sequence GTGAAGCATCCCTCGGTCAGAGCGGTTTTTCTGTTCGGCATCTCGTGCCTGTTCGCGGTGGTGTTCGCCGCACCCGCGTCTGCGCACGACAGTCTGAAGAAGAGCACACCCGCTGCGAACGCCGTCGTCTCCGGCCTCGATGAGATCGAGCTGGAGTTCAGCGCGCATGTCAGTTTTCCCGTGGTCGTTCTTCATAACGCGGCCGGGCGTCGCTTCGAATCGGGGACTCCGCGCGTCGACGGCTCCACGGTGGTGGAAGGGGTCGCAGGCCCGCTTTCACCGGGCAGCTACACCATCGCCTGGCGGGTCGTCTCCTCCGACGGCCACCCCATCGAAGGGGAGATACCGTTCATCGTCGGATCCTCGTCGGCGGCATCGGCAGGAGGGACGGCGCCCGTCGCCTCCCCGGTGGCCGGAGAGGAAGGCCCAGGTCAGGAGACCGGCACACCCGGCTGGATCTGGGCGGTCGTGGCCGCGGTCGTGGTTCTCGGAGTGGCCGCCGTCCTGGTGGCGCGGGGCAGGAAACCGCCGACGCCACCGCTCCCGGACGACGTGGAGGACCGCCCATCGGGTCCCGAGAACGGTGAACGCGGGTGA
- a CDS encoding Dyp-type peroxidase, with product MSERLNGTDDVSRPRLSRRALLSGGAVVAAAATSGAVVARASADADDTGTAGRTADLDVNSPRATAVEPFYGAHQAGVATTPQAHAAFVAFDLRAGSDRESVARLMRVLTDDARRITQGQPALADTEPHLAVLPARLTVTFGFGPGLFAATKTSDQRPEFIAPLPAFGIDRLKKRWTGGDLLVQICADDPLTVTHALRVLVKDARSFAKVRWTQRGFRRAAHSQQPHTTQRNVMGQLDGTVNPVAGTPHFDRAVWFAGEQEWLRGGTTLVLRRIRAEMETWDAADTVAKEFTIGRRLTDGAPLTGAREHDEPDFARLTPAGLPVISEYAHIRRAHVADPGARILRRIYNYDEGVSPDGTADTGLLFASYQADIARQFIPVQERLAEADLLNEWTTPIGSAVFAIPPGCDPNGWIGETLLS from the coding sequence ATGAGTGAGCGGCTCAATGGGACAGATGACGTCTCCCGCCCGCGACTGAGCCGCAGGGCGCTGCTGTCCGGCGGCGCCGTGGTCGCCGCCGCCGCGACGAGCGGGGCCGTCGTGGCGCGGGCGAGCGCCGACGCCGACGACACGGGTACGGCGGGCCGTACCGCCGATCTGGACGTGAACTCGCCCCGGGCGACGGCGGTGGAGCCGTTCTACGGCGCCCACCAGGCCGGTGTCGCGACGACTCCGCAGGCGCACGCCGCGTTCGTGGCGTTCGATTTGCGGGCGGGCTCGGACCGGGAGAGCGTGGCGCGGCTGATGCGCGTGCTCACCGACGACGCCCGGCGCATCACTCAGGGACAGCCCGCCCTCGCCGACACCGAGCCCCATCTGGCCGTGCTGCCCGCCCGATTGACCGTCACCTTCGGCTTCGGACCGGGTCTGTTCGCGGCCACCAAGACCTCCGATCAGCGGCCGGAGTTCATCGCTCCCCTCCCCGCGTTCGGCATCGACCGGCTGAAGAAGCGGTGGACGGGCGGCGACCTGCTCGTCCAGATCTGCGCGGACGACCCGCTCACCGTCACCCATGCGCTGCGGGTGCTCGTCAAGGACGCCCGGTCGTTCGCGAAGGTCCGCTGGACCCAGCGGGGCTTCCGGCGGGCCGCGCACTCCCAGCAGCCCCACACCACCCAGCGCAACGTGATGGGACAGCTCGACGGGACCGTCAACCCCGTCGCCGGCACACCCCACTTCGATCGGGCGGTCTGGTTCGCCGGGGAGCAGGAGTGGCTGCGCGGCGGGACCACCCTGGTCCTACGGCGCATCCGCGCAGAGATGGAGACCTGGGACGCCGCCGACACGGTGGCCAAGGAGTTCACGATCGGCCGCCGCCTCACCGACGGCGCCCCGCTCACCGGCGCCCGCGAGCACGACGAACCGGACTTCGCGCGGCTCACCCCCGCCGGGCTGCCGGTCATCTCCGAATACGCCCACATCCGGCGAGCACACGTGGCCGACCCCGGCGCGCGTATCCTCCGTCGCATCTACAACTACGACGAGGGCGTTTCCCCCGACGGCACCGCCGACACCGGGCTGCTGTTCGCCTCCTACCAGGCCGACATCGCCCGGCAGTTCATCCCGGTACAGGAGCGACTTGCCGAGGCGGACCTGCTGAACGAGTGGACCACACCGATCGGTTCCGCCGTGTTCGCCATCCCTCCCGGCTGCGACCCCAATGGGTGGATCGGAGAAACCTTGCTGTCATGA
- a CDS encoding MFS transporter, whose product MTATMPFRAIRAAAFAAVSVALGVGAHAVGGGSVSVVAVLMALLIAFLPAHALARRERTLAVILPALVASQAALHLLFSFVHTLEPSVAGSAMSGGHVHSGLVPGLGMLVMHGWAVALTAVWLAHGEALLWALLRRLAVQLRIVFAVFLDPAYGAIVVPVIEHRVVARSVLLGHSMGRRGPPGTVRTVPA is encoded by the coding sequence ATGACAGCCACGATGCCCTTCCGTGCCATACGGGCCGCCGCGTTCGCCGCGGTCTCGGTGGCGCTCGGCGTCGGGGCGCATGCTGTCGGCGGCGGGTCGGTCTCCGTGGTCGCCGTTCTCATGGCCCTGCTCATCGCCTTCCTGCCCGCGCACGCCCTCGCGCGGCGTGAGCGGACGCTGGCCGTGATCCTGCCGGCGCTGGTGGCCTCGCAGGCGGCGCTCCACCTGCTGTTCTCGTTCGTGCACACCCTGGAACCGAGCGTCGCCGGTTCCGCGATGAGCGGCGGGCACGTCCATTCCGGGTTGGTGCCCGGCCTGGGCATGCTGGTCATGCACGGCTGGGCGGTCGCGCTGACGGCGGTCTGGCTGGCGCATGGTGAGGCGCTGCTCTGGGCCCTGCTGCGCCGGCTGGCCGTCCAGCTGCGGATCGTGTTCGCCGTCTTCCTGGACCCGGCGTACGGCGCGATCGTCGTCCCGGTGATCGAGCACCGGGTGGTCGCGCGGTCGGTCCTGCTCGGCCATTCGATGGGTCGGCGCGGCCCTCCTGGCACCGTTCGCACTGTTCCTGCCTGA
- a CDS encoding copper chaperone PCu(A)C: MAASPSSTSAPLSITDPWVKTAKKGMTAAFGTLVNNSDSDITVIAGSTPAAPKVELHEVVESEGKMVMRPKEGGFVVPAHGSHVLQPGGDHIMVMDVPSEIKPGSEVPFTLELQGGGTYTFTALGKDFAGAKENYQPGADMGGMDE, translated from the coding sequence GTGGCGGCCTCCCCGTCGTCCACCTCTGCCCCACTCAGCATCACCGACCCGTGGGTCAAGACCGCCAAGAAGGGGATGACCGCCGCCTTCGGCACCCTGGTCAACAACTCCGATTCGGACATCACCGTCATCGCCGGCAGCACTCCCGCGGCACCCAAGGTGGAGTTGCACGAGGTCGTGGAGTCCGAGGGGAAGATGGTGATGCGGCCGAAGGAGGGCGGTTTCGTGGTCCCCGCCCACGGCTCCCACGTCCTGCAGCCCGGCGGCGACCACATCATGGTCATGGACGTGCCTTCCGAGATCAAGCCAGGGTCCGAAGTGCCGTTCACGCTGGAGCTTCAGGGGGGCGGCACCTACACCTTCACGGCTCTGGGCAAGGACTTCGCGGGAGCCAAGGAGAACTACCAGCCGGGCGCCGACATGGGCGGCATGGATGAGTGA
- a CDS encoding recombinase family protein gives MPAKAGRIAATLNARGVPCPSAHDRARNSHRSGEMRTDGTTSILRNPRYTGNQVWNKQRATEVLT, from the coding sequence GTGCCGGCCAAGGCCGGGCGGATCGCCGCCACCCTGAATGCCCGCGGAGTGCCCTGCCCGTCCGCCCATGACCGCGCGCGGAACTCTCACCGCTCCGGCGAGATGCGGACGGACGGCACCACGTCCATCCTCCGCAACCCTCGCTACACCGGCAACCAGGTGTGGAACAAGCAACGCGCGACCGAGGTGCTGACCTGA
- a CDS encoding cytochrome P450, translating to MADDEFPLMQFLRQGFDPVAELGRIRSEQPVFPMRMPDGSTVWLVTRYDDVRAVLGDAARFSNDFANVIAAGANQEDPGGLGFRDPPEHTRLRRLLTPEFTMRRLRRLDGSIQKIVNDHLDAMEQAGREADLVQSFALPIPSLVVCELLGVPYGDRSDFLRMSADRFDLSAGPEASIQAVNDSITYLTDLVAKERANPGDGLLGTLLREHGDEVSDRELAGLADGLLTGGHDTSTSMLALGTLWLLDNPEQAALVRDTDDHVDKVVEELLRYLTVVQVAFPRFAREDLVLAGQPIAKGQMVLCSLTAANRDPALGTDMDLAVPGRKVSPHVAFGHGIHRCIGAPLAQMEMRIAFPALLRRFPGLRLAVPFEQLAFREISIVYGLDSLPVAW from the coding sequence ATGGCAGATGACGAATTTCCCCTCATGCAGTTCCTCCGTCAGGGTTTCGATCCTGTGGCGGAGCTCGGACGCATTCGATCCGAGCAGCCCGTCTTCCCGATGCGGATGCCCGACGGGTCCACCGTCTGGCTGGTGACCCGGTATGACGACGTCCGGGCGGTGCTGGGCGACGCGGCCCGGTTCAGCAACGACTTCGCGAACGTGATCGCCGCGGGAGCGAACCAGGAAGACCCGGGCGGTCTCGGCTTCCGCGACCCGCCCGAGCACACGCGGCTGCGGCGCCTGCTGACGCCCGAGTTCACCATGCGGCGGCTGCGGCGGCTGGACGGCAGCATCCAAAAGATCGTCAACGACCACCTGGACGCGATGGAGCAGGCCGGGCGTGAGGCGGACCTGGTCCAGTCTTTCGCCCTTCCCATCCCGTCGCTCGTCGTCTGCGAACTGCTGGGCGTGCCGTACGGCGACCGGTCTGATTTCCTCCGGATGAGTGCCGACAGGTTCGACCTGTCCGCCGGTCCCGAAGCGTCCATCCAGGCGGTCAACGACTCGATCACCTACCTGACCGATCTGGTCGCCAAGGAACGCGCGAACCCCGGCGACGGCCTACTGGGCACGCTGCTGCGCGAGCACGGTGACGAGGTGAGCGATCGCGAGCTGGCCGGTCTGGCCGACGGCCTGCTGACCGGCGGGCACGACACCAGCACCAGCATGCTCGCTCTCGGCACACTGTGGCTGCTGGACAATCCCGAGCAGGCCGCCCTGGTCCGCGACACCGACGACCACGTCGACAAGGTCGTGGAGGAGCTCCTGCGGTACCTGACAGTTGTTCAGGTCGCCTTCCCGCGCTTCGCCCGAGAGGATCTCGTGCTGGCCGGGCAGCCCATCGCCAAGGGGCAGATGGTGCTGTGCTCACTGACCGCCGCCAATCGCGATCCCGCTCTCGGCACGGACATGGACCTGGCCGTCCCGGGGCGCAAGGTGAGCCCTCACGTCGCCTTCGGACACGGCATCCACAGATGCATCGGGGCTCCTCTGGCGCAGATGGAGATGCGCATCGCCTTCCCCGCGCTGCTACGCCGTTTTCCCGGTCTGCGGCTGGCCGTGCCGTTCGAGCAACTCGCCTTTCGCGAGATCTCCATCGTCTACGGTCTCGATTCCCTGCCGGTCGCCTGGTAG
- a CDS encoding MobC family plasmid mobilization relaxosome protein — protein sequence MSDEGEDTGSRQVRQRRRQRQAVPRPHVVKFVLTEEEYADFRTAAERLGLARGAYAAEAALAAARMVNPPMPDPLREALIELMHAAGQVRRIGVNLNQAVAALNATGADPGNLVPYAAACLRAVQRLDGIAEGVRKAIR from the coding sequence ATGTCTGATGAGGGAGAGGACACCGGGTCCAGGCAGGTGCGGCAGCGGCGGCGTCAACGCCAGGCGGTGCCGCGGCCGCATGTGGTGAAGTTCGTGCTGACCGAGGAGGAGTACGCCGACTTCCGCACGGCCGCCGAACGTCTTGGGCTGGCGCGCGGGGCCTATGCGGCGGAGGCGGCCCTGGCGGCGGCGCGGATGGTGAACCCGCCGATGCCCGACCCGCTGCGTGAGGCGTTGATCGAGCTGATGCACGCCGCTGGCCAGGTGCGCCGCATCGGGGTCAACCTCAACCAGGCCGTCGCGGCGCTCAACGCGACCGGCGCCGATCCCGGCAACCTGGTTCCGTACGCCGCCGCGTGCTTGCGGGCGGTGCAACGCTTGGACGGAATCGCGGAAGGCGTCCGGAAGGCGATCCGGTGA
- a CDS encoding copper resistance CopC family protein yields MTRKTARAFLLLGFLSAVLGAFAAPALAHDTLRSSTPASNAVVSSLDLIELEFNNNVRYPVVLLHDAAGQRFPSGTPRTRGAKVLVDVDEPLPSGSYTVVWRVVSADGRPIEGEIPFIVGSSSAALPSTLVSSTPVSSVSVSSTSVSSIPVPSPVPARTPVSATGETDEQGALPGWTWAVMAGLALAGAVALLMWRRRKPAGGDTPS; encoded by the coding sequence GTGACAAGGAAAACAGCCAGAGCGTTTCTCCTCCTCGGCTTTCTGAGCGCCGTCCTGGGAGCATTCGCCGCACCGGCGCTGGCACACGACACCCTGCGATCGAGCACACCCGCCAGCAACGCCGTGGTCTCCAGCCTCGACCTCATCGAGCTGGAGTTCAACAACAATGTGCGCTATCCCGTCGTGCTCCTGCACGACGCGGCCGGGCAGCGCTTCCCCTCCGGCACACCCCGAACCCGCGGCGCCAAGGTGCTTGTGGACGTCGACGAGCCGCTTCCCTCCGGCAGCTACACCGTCGTCTGGCGGGTCGTCTCCGCCGATGGCCGCCCCATCGAAGGAGAGATCCCCTTCATCGTGGGTTCCTCGTCGGCTGCGCTGCCGAGCACCCTCGTGTCCAGCACCCCGGTGTCCAGCGTCTCCGTTTCCAGCACCTCCGTGTCCAGTATCCCCGTGCCCAGCCCGGTTCCGGCCCGCACACCCGTGAGCGCGACGGGCGAGACGGACGAGCAGGGCGCCCTCCCCGGCTGGACATGGGCGGTCATGGCCGGGTTGGCACTCGCCGGAGCCGTGGCACTGCTGATGTGGCGGAGAAGGAAACCCGCCGGCGGGGACACCCCTTCCTGA
- a CDS encoding MFS transporter, with protein sequence MRAALPLRLARSAAFSVVCVLLAVGAHWFAGGAAPTPQALLIGGAGVMTVAAATAGRERSPLVVIGLLLAAQVFLHELLGSLALSTETTAVAHTHRLGVGTGMLTAHLTAALITGWWLSRGEAALWSILHRIGTGAIHWLRALLTLFQFLARIRPRPRLASYNLDREPRREAVLRHAVVRRGPPVLVFL encoded by the coding sequence ATGCGCGCCGCCTTACCTCTGCGACTCGCGCGGTCGGCCGCCTTCTCGGTCGTCTGCGTGCTCCTCGCCGTGGGCGCGCACTGGTTCGCCGGTGGGGCCGCCCCGACTCCCCAGGCACTTCTCATCGGCGGAGCGGGCGTCATGACCGTCGCCGCGGCGACGGCGGGCCGGGAGCGGTCACCATTGGTCGTCATCGGCCTGCTCCTGGCAGCGCAGGTCTTCCTGCACGAACTCCTCGGGTCGCTCGCGCTCTCGACGGAGACAACGGCCGTGGCGCACACGCACCGGCTGGGGGTGGGCACCGGGATGCTCACCGCGCATCTCACCGCGGCGCTGATCACGGGGTGGTGGCTGTCGCGGGGCGAAGCGGCGCTGTGGTCGATCCTGCACAGGATCGGCACGGGCGCGATCCACTGGCTCCGGGCGCTGCTCACGCTGTTCCAGTTCCTTGCCCGCATACGCCCCCGCCCCCGGCTCGCGTCGTACAACCTTGACCGCGAACCTCGGCGTGAGGCTGTCCTGCGACACGCCGTCGTACGGCGTGGACCGCCGGTTCTCGTGTTCCTGTGA
- a CDS encoding superinfection immunity protein: MDALAHSYLFWIGLILLLVVLYLLPTLIALLRGVENVLLLIAFNFFGGLTCIGWPAALFLAFALPTRHDRR, encoded by the coding sequence GTGGACGCCCTCGCGCACAGCTACCTGTTCTGGATCGGCCTGATCCTGCTGCTCGTTGTGCTGTACCTCCTGCCAACGCTGATCGCGCTCTTACGCGGCGTGGAGAACGTCCTTCTACTCATAGCGTTCAACTTCTTCGGCGGCCTCACCTGCATCGGCTGGCCGGCAGCGCTCTTCCTGGCCTTCGCACTGCCCACCCGCCACGACCGCCGATGA
- a CDS encoding toprim domain-containing protein: MLLAIHEHAERFFQAHVSTSWVPDYLRQRGFDDDVQRHWRIGYAPNEWRALTRHLRSLGFPDTAIEASGLARRTTRGMLIDFFRDRVMFPITERDATTIAFIGRSRTSEPKYLNSPNTPVYGKGRALFGLHTLSAGAKPVITEGPLDAIAVTVVGGGRLAGLALCGTSLTPDQVRALDAAADLRADGVLVAFDGDRAGRQAAARSYSLLKDAGTAEAFVLPSDWDPAAVLSDAGPQRLAALLRVRVRPLADLVTDAAIEPWHDFLQYAEGRVGALRAAGAAIATMAPRDVARQVARVAAQLNFDHATVTETTTDSVTAQLALADFPTAPTSGSTTTRSGERRANERPLRGPTP, from the coding sequence ATGCTCCTCGCTATCCACGAGCACGCCGAACGCTTTTTCCAGGCCCACGTCTCCACCAGCTGGGTCCCCGACTACCTGCGTCAGCGTGGATTCGACGACGACGTGCAGCGTCATTGGCGCATCGGCTACGCCCCGAACGAATGGCGAGCGCTGACCAGACACCTGCGCAGCCTCGGCTTCCCTGACACCGCGATCGAGGCCTCCGGCCTGGCCCGGCGGACCACCCGCGGCATGCTCATCGACTTCTTCCGCGACCGGGTCATGTTCCCCATCACCGAGCGCGACGCGACCACGATCGCCTTCATCGGTCGCAGCCGTACGAGCGAACCCAAATACCTCAACAGCCCGAACACGCCTGTCTACGGCAAGGGACGGGCGCTGTTCGGCCTGCACACGCTCAGCGCCGGGGCCAAGCCGGTCATCACCGAAGGCCCCCTGGATGCCATCGCCGTCACCGTCGTCGGCGGGGGTCGTCTGGCCGGGCTCGCCCTGTGCGGCACCAGCCTCACCCCCGACCAGGTCAGGGCTCTCGACGCAGCCGCCGACCTGCGCGCCGACGGTGTGCTGGTCGCCTTCGACGGCGACCGCGCCGGGCGGCAAGCCGCGGCACGCTCCTACTCGCTACTCAAAGACGCCGGTACGGCGGAAGCCTTCGTGCTCCCATCGGACTGGGATCCGGCTGCGGTACTCAGCGACGCCGGCCCCCAAAGGCTTGCGGCACTGCTTCGTGTGCGAGTACGGCCCCTGGCCGACCTGGTGACCGACGCCGCCATCGAGCCCTGGCACGACTTTCTGCAGTACGCCGAAGGGCGTGTCGGCGCACTTCGCGCCGCCGGTGCGGCTATCGCCACGATGGCACCCCGTGACGTCGCCCGGCAGGTCGCCCGTGTCGCCGCGCAGCTCAACTTCGACCACGCGACCGTCACCGAGACCACCACCGATTCGGTGACCGCCCAGCTGGCCCTCGCCGATTTCCCGACAGCGCCCACATCCGGCAGCACGACCACACGCTCGGGCGAGAGGAGAGCGAATGAACGACCACTACGCGGACCCACTCCGTGA
- a CDS encoding DUF2637 domain-containing protein, whose translation MTRNLTQAVALAACVVAPLVVALAVLGGIGSFATLRHLAEPWFGPQAWIVPIGIDLGILALLAWDLLMEFADLPWPVLHWIAWAFITVTVILNIAAAHGDPIAGLMHAAMPVLFVTVIEGIRHLIRRWVGLATGTRRERVPFSRWLLAPVSSFMLWRRMVLWNVTSYPRGLQLEYLHLEAVSALHQAHGRWLWRWKAPLSERTAVRLQLAGAAFPTPQIPQQQDSDDQLIQAAQAIVARAEQRGVRLSQMDLAAQLRAQGHRIANERLRWLATAIGLRREPV comes from the coding sequence GTGACCCGCAACCTCACCCAGGCCGTCGCCCTGGCCGCGTGCGTCGTGGCTCCGCTCGTGGTCGCCCTGGCCGTACTCGGCGGGATCGGTTCTTTCGCCACCCTGCGTCACCTCGCCGAGCCGTGGTTCGGCCCGCAGGCGTGGATTGTCCCGATCGGCATCGACCTCGGCATCCTCGCCCTGCTGGCCTGGGACCTCCTCATGGAGTTCGCCGACCTGCCCTGGCCGGTCCTGCACTGGATCGCCTGGGCGTTCATCACCGTCACCGTCATCCTCAACATCGCCGCCGCGCACGGCGACCCGATCGCCGGCCTGATGCACGCGGCCATGCCCGTCCTGTTCGTCACGGTGATCGAGGGAATCCGCCACCTCATCCGCCGGTGGGTCGGCCTGGCCACGGGCACCCGGCGTGAGCGGGTACCTTTCTCACGCTGGCTCCTCGCCCCCGTCTCCAGCTTCATGCTCTGGCGGCGCATGGTGCTGTGGAACGTTACGAGCTACCCCCGCGGCCTCCAGCTCGAATACCTGCACCTCGAGGCCGTCTCCGCGCTCCACCAGGCGCACGGCCGCTGGCTGTGGCGGTGGAAGGCGCCCCTGTCCGAGCGGACCGCCGTACGACTTCAACTCGCGGGCGCGGCCTTTCCGACTCCGCAGATCCCACAGCAGCAGGACTCCGACGACCAGCTCATCCAGGCTGCTCAGGCCATCGTCGCCAGGGCCGAGCAGCGCGGCGTACGGCTGAGCCAGATGGACCTGGCCGCCCAGCTCCGTGCTCAGGGCCACCGCATCGCGAACGAGCGGCTGCGCTGGCTGGCCACCGCCATCGGGCTCCGCCGCGAGCCGGTCTAA
- a CDS encoding helix-turn-helix domain-containing protein: MADDRSAANTTRSLADKIEWLIQNRWPAGSRPPKNNLEAAAAISEATGEELSSTTIWKLRTGRSDNPQLKTLKALAKFFGVPIGYFGDDEDAEATADQVVASSLIGESGLNREALRALVEMSDGGRQLVADFIISAARLERGRGH; encoded by the coding sequence GTGGCTGACGACCGAAGCGCGGCGAACACCACGCGGTCTCTTGCCGACAAGATCGAGTGGTTGATCCAGAACCGCTGGCCGGCAGGTAGTCGACCGCCGAAGAACAACCTCGAGGCGGCGGCGGCGATCTCGGAGGCGACGGGCGAGGAGCTGTCCTCGACGACGATCTGGAAGCTGCGGACGGGCAGGTCGGACAACCCCCAGCTCAAGACGTTGAAGGCGCTGGCCAAGTTCTTCGGCGTGCCGATCGGCTACTTCGGCGACGACGAGGATGCCGAGGCGACGGCCGACCAGGTAGTGGCGTCCTCTTTAATCGGCGAGTCTGGCCTCAACCGTGAGGCGCTCCGCGCCCTGGTCGAGATGTCCGACGGCGGCCGCCAGCTCGTGGCCGACTTCATCATCAGTGCCGCCCGCCTCGAACGCGGCAGAGGTCACTGA
- a CDS encoding relaxase/mobilization nuclease domain-containing protein: MIGKVMRGRRVGGLLYYLYGPGRANEHVNPHIVVGWRHPAEVEPSLRPEGGRDFRNLIGLLNQPLAALGERGYAEPVWHCVARAARQDRILSDDEWAQVAQEIMTRTGLAPADDDNGVRWVAVRHADDHIHIVATLARQDGTKPRTWNDFYRVREACQAVERRYGLRVTAPGDRTAARRPTRSETEQTRRRGWDEVPRTVLRQHVVTAAAAAASEEEFFRSLEAAGVLVRQRMSQRNPGEVTGYAVALPKHRNRAGELVWFGGGRLAADLTLPKLRARWRGGSDHHPDGAGADDRREIWELVTTAARQAAAQLREATVGETGGAADVPGATSDLLHVAARLLKDQRLRNAAEAFDRAAREPYARILPPTRAGLELRRAVRRLGAGTRGSGGSLIADIAALVVAVAELRTAQGRMAQAVAARAAAQHLAVASPAAGAPVRLAAADFPQPVARPLGTDPGQNPRSSGRSAGPPAPSASPRHR, from the coding sequence GTGATCGGAAAGGTGATGCGCGGGCGCCGCGTCGGCGGGTTGCTGTACTACCTGTACGGCCCGGGCCGGGCCAACGAGCACGTCAACCCGCACATCGTCGTCGGGTGGCGGCATCCGGCCGAGGTGGAGCCGTCGCTCCGACCGGAAGGCGGGCGGGATTTCCGAAATCTGATCGGATTGCTCAACCAGCCGCTCGCCGCGCTGGGGGAGCGCGGTTACGCCGAGCCGGTGTGGCACTGCGTCGCCCGTGCCGCACGCCAGGACCGCATCCTGAGCGATGACGAGTGGGCGCAGGTCGCCCAGGAGATCATGACCCGCACCGGTCTCGCGCCGGCCGACGATGACAACGGCGTGCGCTGGGTCGCCGTGCGGCACGCCGACGACCACATCCATATCGTCGCCACGCTCGCCCGCCAGGACGGCACCAAGCCCCGGACCTGGAACGACTTCTACCGGGTACGGGAGGCCTGCCAAGCCGTCGAGCGCCGGTACGGCCTGCGCGTGACCGCACCCGGAGATCGGACGGCGGCGCGCCGGCCGACCCGCAGCGAGACAGAACAGACCCGGCGGCGCGGGTGGGATGAGGTGCCGCGGACGGTGCTACGGCAGCACGTCGTCACCGCAGCCGCCGCAGCGGCCTCGGAAGAGGAGTTCTTCCGGTCGTTGGAAGCCGCCGGGGTGCTGGTGCGGCAGCGGATGAGCCAGCGCAATCCCGGCGAGGTGACGGGGTACGCGGTGGCGCTGCCGAAGCATCGCAACCGCGCCGGCGAGCTGGTGTGGTTCGGCGGCGGCAGGCTCGCCGCCGACCTCACTCTTCCGAAACTCCGCGCCCGGTGGCGCGGCGGAAGCGATCACCACCCCGACGGAGCGGGTGCCGACGACCGCCGGGAGATCTGGGAGCTGGTGACGACGGCCGCCCGGCAGGCCGCCGCGCAGCTGCGCGAGGCCACAGTCGGCGAAACGGGCGGCGCGGCGGACGTGCCCGGGGCGACCTCCGACCTGCTACATGTCGCGGCGCGCCTGCTGAAGGACCAGCGGCTTCGCAATGCCGCAGAGGCATTCGACCGCGCCGCGCGAGAGCCGTACGCGCGGATTCTGCCACCGACACGAGCAGGGCTGGAGCTGCGGAGGGCCGTGCGAAGGCTCGGTGCCGGGACGCGAGGGTCCGGAGGATCGCTCATCGCCGACATCGCGGCGCTGGTCGTCGCGGTGGCCGAGCTCCGTACGGCCCAGGGCAGGATGGCCCAGGCGGTCGCGGCACGAGCGGCGGCCCAACACCTCGCTGTGGCGTCACCTGCGGCGGGTGCCCCGGTACGGCTGGCCGCGGCGGACTTCCCGCAGCCCGTCGCCAGGCCGCTCGGCACGGATCCCGGCCAGAATCCTCGCTCGTCCGGGCGTTCCGCCGGTCCTCCGGCACCATCCGCGTCACCCCGGCATAGGTAG